Proteins encoded in a region of the Ancylobacter sp. SL191 genome:
- a CDS encoding DUF7146 domain-containing protein: protein MISEAALADLRRRNPVAEVAGKWVSLRKSSSPKWQMAGPCPIHSLKPHAKDSTAFVCDAERWVCAGCGKAGDVIALVMEREHKSFPEAVEWLGGVQDVDPAEEARRAAAAAEKKRQQDAATARYREEERERLHRWWKHGQHWRGTPVETYLREVRGVEIPATARLRYRFDTPFTVVDGKDEWGNVLYRVIHRGPAMLGAITAPDGRFSGLHITWLDLARPKGKAVIVDPKTGEVQPAKKMRGTKQGCVIELLRCASPHMLVAGEGIETVLSVYTARLRRGLSMDGIAMWAAGDLGNLAGAAAIGCSERHPDLKDAAGRTRRVPGATPDFDRPAMVVPDSVGDLRLLADGDSDPFSTRLVMDRAVARHAREGRRISVAWPQPGLDFDDMRRAARNAGQPAEVA from the coding sequence ATGATCTCCGAAGCTGCCCTCGCGGATCTGCGCCGCCGCAACCCGGTCGCCGAGGTGGCCGGCAAATGGGTCAGCTTGCGCAAATCCTCCTCGCCGAAATGGCAGATGGCCGGCCCGTGCCCGATCCACTCCTTGAAGCCGCACGCCAAGGATTCGACCGCCTTCGTGTGCGATGCCGAGCGCTGGGTATGCGCCGGCTGCGGCAAGGCCGGCGACGTCATCGCGCTGGTGATGGAGCGCGAGCACAAGAGTTTTCCCGAGGCCGTCGAATGGCTCGGTGGCGTCCAGGATGTCGACCCAGCGGAGGAGGCCCGGCGCGCGGCGGCGGCGGCTGAGAAAAAACGCCAGCAGGATGCCGCGACCGCGCGCTACCGCGAGGAGGAGCGCGAGCGGCTGCACCGCTGGTGGAAGCACGGCCAGCACTGGCGCGGCACGCCGGTGGAGACTTATCTGCGCGAGGTTCGCGGCGTGGAGATCCCCGCCACGGCGCGGCTGCGCTACCGTTTCGACACGCCCTTCACCGTGGTGGACGGGAAGGATGAATGGGGCAACGTGCTGTACCGCGTGATCCATCGCGGCCCGGCCATGCTGGGCGCCATCACGGCGCCGGACGGCCGGTTCTCCGGTCTGCACATCACCTGGCTGGATCTCGCACGGCCCAAGGGCAAGGCGGTGATCGTCGACCCGAAAACGGGCGAGGTTCAGCCGGCCAAGAAGATGCGCGGCACCAAGCAGGGCTGCGTGATCGAGCTGCTGCGCTGCGCCAGCCCGCACATGCTGGTGGCGGGCGAAGGTATCGAAACCGTGCTGTCGGTCTACACCGCCCGGCTGCGGCGGGGGCTGTCGATGGACGGCATCGCCATGTGGGCGGCGGGCGACCTCGGCAATCTGGCGGGGGCGGCGGCGATCGGCTGCTCGGAGCGGCATCCCGACCTGAAGGATGCCGCCGGCCGCACGCGGCGCGTGCCCGGCGCCACCCCCGACTTCGACCGGCCGGCCATGGTGGTGCCCGACAGCGTGGGCGACCTGCGGCTTCTGGCCGATGGCGACAGCGACCCGTTCTCCACCCGGCTGGTGATGGACCGCGCCGTTGCGCGCCACGCCCGGGAGGGCCGGCGCATCAGCGTGGCATGGCCGCAGCCGGGCCTCGACTTCGACGATATGCGCCGCGCGGCGCGAAACGCTGGCCAGCCGGCGGAGGTGGCGTGA
- a CDS encoding DNA primase family protein, producing the protein MDDKPIINPDDAILAAVFPEEAGAPPASPTGDDPRLGSQAEGWDSAPESRAPADNPYDDEDGEDGGDPPFDGDDAPPPGFSPQDPALLACAGEPQNDIGNGRRLRHRHGADLAYVPNLGWHRWDGRRWFRAEDDEDDVRTLAHHASEAIMLEAFVMAPTPAEAEAITRAQEAALRVEEIPHEINDLDDQELPKREKGRRSFQLKREMAAAKTIVARGQMAAKAWATRKAQRRRFATASGNAGKLDGMLGEARPYLVRSLTELDADPIAFNVLNGTLVFRQVEEADLECPDPDEVRTRKVWRFSILPHERRRMMTKLAPVFHCPEAGAPVFHAMMERILPDKTVRDYLQRFFGYCLTALTTEQMFCIFFGEGSNGKSTLVDVIAHLMGDYATSVPVMSLVTDGNRKGSEATPDLIRLPAARFVRSAEPKEGLPLDESLIKDLTGGEPINVRRLNHEFIEVYPRFKLAISCNRKPVIRGNDDGIWRRVSLVPFEVQIPKEERDKRLPEKLKAELPGILNWMIEGALDYLNRGQLAPPEAVMAATREYREESDPLGAFVRSAIEITHMPHDVVEQGLLYEAFKVWCDREGKTPLAATTFARRMPKTAHDFGFEKGKSSLSVYLGIRVKPEFERRDPSRTPFA; encoded by the coding sequence ATGGACGACAAGCCGATCATCAACCCCGATGACGCCATCCTCGCCGCCGTGTTCCCGGAAGAGGCGGGCGCGCCCCCGGCTTCCCCCACGGGCGACGATCCGCGGCTGGGGAGCCAGGCGGAAGGGTGGGACAGCGCGCCGGAAAGCCGGGCGCCTGCCGACAACCCGTATGACGATGAGGACGGTGAGGACGGCGGCGACCCGCCTTTTGATGGCGATGACGCCCCGCCGCCCGGCTTCTCGCCGCAGGACCCGGCGCTGCTGGCATGTGCCGGCGAGCCACAGAACGACATCGGCAACGGGCGGCGGCTGCGCCATCGTCACGGTGCGGACCTCGCCTATGTGCCCAATCTCGGCTGGCATCGCTGGGACGGACGGCGCTGGTTTCGCGCGGAGGATGACGAGGACGATGTGCGCACCCTCGCCCACCATGCCTCGGAAGCCATCATGCTTGAGGCCTTCGTCATGGCGCCGACGCCAGCCGAAGCCGAGGCCATCACACGGGCGCAGGAGGCCGCGCTGCGGGTGGAGGAGATTCCGCACGAGATCAACGATCTCGACGACCAGGAACTGCCGAAGCGGGAAAAGGGGCGGCGCAGCTTCCAGCTGAAACGCGAGATGGCGGCGGCCAAGACCATCGTCGCACGCGGGCAGATGGCGGCGAAGGCCTGGGCCACGCGCAAGGCGCAGCGCCGGCGCTTCGCCACAGCGTCCGGCAATGCCGGCAAGCTGGACGGGATGCTCGGCGAGGCGCGGCCCTATCTGGTGCGGTCGCTAACCGAGCTCGACGCGGACCCTATCGCCTTCAATGTGCTGAACGGCACCCTTGTCTTCCGTCAGGTCGAGGAAGCGGATCTGGAATGCCCGGATCCAGACGAGGTGCGCACCCGCAAGGTCTGGCGCTTCAGCATCCTCCCGCATGAGCGGCGGCGGATGATGACCAAGCTCGCCCCGGTGTTCCATTGCCCGGAGGCAGGCGCCCCGGTGTTCCACGCCATGATGGAGCGCATCCTGCCGGACAAGACCGTGCGCGACTATCTGCAGCGCTTCTTCGGCTACTGCCTCACCGCGCTCACCACCGAGCAGATGTTCTGCATCTTCTTTGGCGAGGGCTCCAACGGCAAATCGACCCTGGTGGACGTCATCGCCCACCTGATGGGCGACTATGCCACCAGCGTGCCGGTGATGAGCCTCGTGACCGACGGCAACCGCAAAGGCTCGGAGGCGACGCCCGACCTCATTCGCCTGCCGGCCGCGCGCTTCGTGCGCTCCGCCGAGCCCAAGGAGGGCCTGCCGCTCGACGAGAGCCTGATCAAGGATTTGACCGGCGGCGAGCCGATCAATGTCCGGCGGCTGAATCACGAGTTCATCGAGGTCTATCCCCGGTTCAAGCTGGCGATCTCGTGCAACCGCAAGCCGGTGATCCGCGGCAATGACGACGGCATCTGGCGCCGCGTGTCGCTGGTGCCTTTTGAGGTGCAGATCCCGAAAGAGGAACGCGACAAGCGCCTGCCCGAGAAGCTGAAGGCCGAACTGCCCGGCATCCTCAACTGGATGATCGAGGGCGCACTCGACTATCTCAACCGTGGCCAGCTTGCCCCGCCCGAGGCGGTGATGGCCGCCACGCGCGAATATCGCGAGGAAAGCGACCCGCTGGGCGCGTTCGTCCGCTCGGCCATCGAGATCACGCACATGCCCCACGACGTGGTCGAGCAGGGGCTGCTCTACGAGGCCTTCAAGGTCTGGTGCGACCGGGAGGGCAAGACGCCCCTTGCCGCCACCACCTTCGCGCGGCGCATGCCCAAGACCGCGCACGACTTCGGCTTCGAGAAGGGCAAGAGCTCGCTGTCGGTCTACCTCGGCATCAGGGTCAAACCCGAATTCGAGCGGCGCGATCCCTCACGCACCCCGTTCGCCTAG
- a CDS encoding phage terminase large subunit family protein: protein MTIHAGALHLVASRLAAAIRPQPPVPFVQWLARNIVLVDGEKKGELWSAADAPYLVEPAQCLSIEHPCNLITIRKGQQTGASILGLAWCLYLADVAPDNIIYGVPGIDALQDINGKKLQPLIDAWQKKTEKRIILPSVARSGAGSTVYEKRFAGGYITLANANVAMALSMHTCRYGVKDELSKWSETANGDDPESLFFGRFTAFRRQKSYKILEISTPEIDSGDELGEAPGHCRIDRSFRRSDQRFWHIRCPECPPEDNFEFVQHEGGFHIDRKHPHKSYYVCPNCGHPISEMERVAAVRGGRYIATREGPDLHPGFHIDAFISLMMSYEAIANDKLEAEKKGEPGVKGYTNLTLALPFAMRGNAPDHQRLMERREAYAPGVIPADGLIFVAGVDVQGDGLWYEFVAFGEDRQSWDVEAGFLAGSTDDPKTGAWAALDELHQKLWPDAHGNMRRVEAMGVDAGDGNRTTQVIEWCRRHGNAYAIKGQTGRGVPAIGQPTNKSVKKNGKPQKLRGGKVWPVGTWSLKGEFYGNLHRVGLAGGAEADPPGYCHFHQGLGEEYFKQITAEYFDQKLVKGRFHEEWKKIRKDNHLLDARVYAMAMAELLGISRLTRDGWAALRARYAVAATSDLFAGETVRQAAGTAPSAPEASPASATPAPAAPKARYRPTGWKR, encoded by the coding sequence ATGACCATTCACGCCGGCGCGCTGCATCTGGTCGCGAGCCGGCTGGCGGCGGCGATCCGGCCGCAGCCACCGGTGCCGTTCGTGCAGTGGCTGGCGCGGAACATCGTGCTGGTGGACGGTGAGAAGAAGGGCGAACTGTGGTCGGCGGCGGACGCGCCCTATCTGGTCGAGCCGGCGCAATGCCTCTCCATTGAGCACCCGTGCAATCTCATCACGATCCGCAAGGGACAGCAGACCGGCGCCTCGATCCTCGGCCTCGCCTGGTGCCTCTATCTCGCCGACGTGGCGCCGGACAACATCATCTATGGCGTGCCGGGCATCGACGCCCTGCAGGACATCAACGGCAAGAAGCTGCAGCCGCTGATCGACGCCTGGCAGAAGAAGACGGAAAAGCGGATCATCTTGCCGTCGGTCGCCCGCTCGGGGGCAGGCTCCACCGTCTACGAGAAGCGGTTCGCCGGCGGCTATATCACCCTCGCCAATGCGAATGTGGCGATGGCGCTGTCGATGCACACCTGCCGCTATGGCGTGAAGGATGAACTGTCGAAGTGGAGCGAGACGGCAAACGGCGACGACCCCGAAAGCCTGTTCTTCGGCCGCTTCACGGCCTTCCGCCGGCAGAAGTCCTACAAGATCCTCGAAATCTCAACCCCGGAAATCGACAGCGGCGACGAGCTCGGCGAGGCGCCTGGACATTGCCGGATCGACCGGAGCTTCCGCCGCTCGGACCAGCGGTTCTGGCACATTCGCTGCCCTGAGTGCCCGCCGGAGGATAACTTCGAGTTCGTGCAGCATGAGGGTGGCTTCCATATCGACCGGAAGCACCCGCACAAGAGCTACTATGTGTGCCCCAACTGCGGGCACCCGATTAGCGAAATGGAGCGGGTCGCGGCTGTTCGCGGGGGGCGCTACATTGCCACGCGCGAGGGGCCGGACCTTCACCCCGGCTTTCACATCGACGCGTTTATCTCGCTCATGATGAGCTATGAGGCCATCGCCAACGACAAGCTGGAGGCCGAGAAGAAGGGCGAGCCGGGCGTCAAGGGCTACACCAACCTGACCCTCGCCCTGCCTTTCGCGATGCGCGGCAACGCGCCCGACCACCAGCGGCTGATGGAACGCCGTGAAGCCTATGCGCCGGGGGTGATCCCGGCGGATGGGCTCATCTTCGTGGCGGGCGTCGACGTGCAGGGCGATGGCCTCTGGTACGAGTTCGTCGCGTTTGGGGAGGACCGGCAAAGCTGGGACGTGGAGGCCGGGTTTCTCGCAGGCTCAACCGACGACCCGAAGACTGGTGCTTGGGCGGCGCTCGACGAACTGCATCAGAAGCTCTGGCCGGATGCGCATGGCAATATGCGCCGGGTCGAGGCGATGGGGGTGGATGCGGGCGACGGCAACCGCACCACGCAGGTGATCGAATGGTGCCGACGCCACGGCAATGCCTACGCCATCAAAGGACAGACCGGGCGCGGCGTGCCGGCGATCGGGCAGCCGACGAACAAGTCGGTCAAGAAGAACGGCAAGCCGCAGAAACTGCGGGGCGGCAAGGTCTGGCCGGTCGGCACCTGGTCGCTGAAGGGAGAGTTCTACGGCAACCTGCACCGTGTCGGTCTCGCGGGCGGTGCGGAAGCGGACCCGCCGGGCTATTGCCACTTTCATCAGGGCTTGGGCGAAGAATATTTCAAGCAGATCACGGCTGAGTATTTCGACCAGAAGCTGGTCAAGGGCCGCTTCCACGAGGAATGGAAGAAGATCCGCAAGGATAACCATCTGCTCGACGCACGGGTCTACGCGATGGCTATGGCGGAGCTGCTCGGCATCTCCCGGCTGACCCGTGATGGCTGGGCCGCTCTGCGCGCCCGGTATGCCGTGGCGGCGACTTCCGACCTGTTCGCGGGCGAGACGGTGCGGCAGGCCGCGGGGACAGCACCCTCGGCACCCGAAGCCTCTCCAGCATCTGCGACGCCGGCCCCAGCCGCGCCGAAGGCACGCTACCGGCCCACGGGCTGGAAACGCTAG
- a CDS encoding phage portal protein, producing the protein MRDGGAGVLSMRRAVTRDGWRDVYEAGERAYALALDFMHNSGWIAGAVDQLIVDTVGVEMTLNLRPDLSRFGYDDKEASDWCSMVEGDFYRYAGNPRECDLAGKATLMEMLDGAFRHFIPGGEALLVSSFLTPQQRAAYGVTTGTKFSLVAPHRLVRTTNEFDRLYQGIFHDENNRPIRYRFKERERGMDSERDITAFDGAGLPQVIHVMDRGVNPDSPRGISPLAPVMKTIAQADQLADATLTKALIAANFAATITSPEQSLQAFEAIQTLGETPMPPSFPGTDEDWRTYLGGLCQDMVDLWHVRMEAVKEGSVGLTNGSRVGHIGPGEKFEFHTPDVPGDNYLPFQKNMQREVARCLGLTYESYTGDHEGATYTSERMGGATIWPIAVRRRARIVLPLARGVLMCWLDEQIASGRIPFKGGYRAFRANREAVCTAVWQGPSKPSADAYKDALTSKVKLEKGLTTLAAEYGADGKDWEQEIEQQAREVQRLKDLGLPNPYQAMSGGAGPNGGAADGLREPAQ; encoded by the coding sequence TTGCGCGACGGTGGGGCGGGCGTACTCTCCATGCGCCGCGCGGTGACGCGGGACGGGTGGCGCGACGTCTATGAGGCCGGCGAGCGGGCTTACGCTCTGGCGCTCGACTTCATGCACAATAGCGGGTGGATCGCCGGGGCTGTCGACCAGCTGATCGTCGACACGGTCGGCGTCGAGATGACGCTGAACCTGCGTCCGGACCTGTCGCGGTTTGGTTATGACGACAAGGAGGCCAGCGACTGGTGCTCCATGGTCGAGGGCGATTTCTATCGCTACGCCGGAAACCCACGTGAATGCGATCTCGCCGGCAAGGCGACGCTGATGGAGATGCTGGACGGCGCCTTCCGCCACTTCATCCCGGGAGGCGAGGCGCTGCTGGTATCGTCGTTTCTGACGCCGCAGCAGCGCGCGGCCTATGGTGTTACGACCGGCACGAAGTTCAGCCTGGTGGCGCCGCATCGCCTGGTGCGGACGACCAATGAGTTCGACCGCCTGTATCAGGGCATTTTTCACGACGAGAACAACCGGCCGATCCGCTATCGCTTCAAGGAGCGCGAACGCGGAATGGACAGCGAGCGGGATATCACGGCGTTCGACGGGGCAGGCCTGCCACAGGTGATCCACGTGATGGATCGCGGCGTGAACCCTGACAGCCCCCGCGGCATCAGCCCGCTGGCGCCGGTGATGAAGACCATCGCGCAGGCCGACCAACTGGCCGATGCGACGCTGACGAAGGCGCTGATCGCCGCGAACTTCGCGGCGACGATCACCAGCCCGGAGCAGAGTCTGCAGGCTTTCGAGGCGATCCAGACGCTCGGCGAAACGCCGATGCCCCCGAGCTTTCCAGGCACGGACGAGGATTGGCGGACCTATCTCGGCGGCTTGTGCCAGGACATGGTGGACCTCTGGCATGTGCGCATGGAGGCGGTGAAGGAAGGCAGCGTCGGGCTGACCAATGGGAGCCGGGTCGGCCATATCGGACCCGGCGAGAAATTCGAGTTCCATACGCCGGACGTACCCGGCGACAACTACCTGCCCTTCCAGAAGAACATGCAGCGCGAGGTCGCCCGCTGTCTCGGCCTGACCTATGAGAGCTATACCGGCGATCACGAGGGGGCGACCTATACCTCCGAGCGCATGGGTGGGGCGACCATCTGGCCGATCGCGGTGCGCCGCCGTGCCCGCATCGTCCTGCCGCTCGCGCGCGGCGTGCTCATGTGCTGGCTCGACGAGCAGATCGCTTCCGGGCGCATCCCGTTCAAAGGCGGCTATCGCGCCTTCCGGGCAAACCGCGAGGCCGTGTGCACCGCCGTTTGGCAGGGGCCGTCGAAGCCGAGCGCCGATGCCTACAAGGATGCGCTGACATCGAAGGTGAAGCTGGAGAAGGGCCTCACCACGCTTGCGGCGGAGTATGGCGCCGACGGCAAGGATTGGGAGCAGGAGATCGAGCAGCAGGCGCGCGAGGTGCAGCGCCTGAAGGATCTCGGCCTGCCCAACCCCTACCAGGCAATGAGTGGCGGCGCCGGGCCGAATGGCGGTGCGGCGGACGGGCTGCGGGAGCCGGCACAATGA
- a CDS encoding S49 family peptidase codes for MRAFDAVLGTAWAMLPEALETMLSIALRENDITPEALEAYRAQSVGRAETLEQRDGVAVLNAIGPLFRRANLFTAMSGATSYEIMRRDLQVALDDPALRAVLLNLDTPGGDANGIDELAKAVSAGRSVKPIVAYVGGQAASAGYWLASAASEIVVSDTATLGSIGVVLSVTKREASSGAKSFEFVSSQSPLKRVDPETESGASELQRLANDLGQVFVESVATNRGRTVEQVMADFGKGGMLVGAKAVAAGLADRLGTFEGTLAQLQNSGRSPGRFTRSARGTKMSEDTQPGAKEFSALEESNKALSAQVTELTKSLADRDRRDAILALDEAQGREAQAKELAASGVSVDAAKKILAAGPKASAGADDEEGADLPNAQAYAAQRGAGAGAAAPGGKPPTTKGDRSVLAAAVTSFNKRR; via the coding sequence ATGCGAGCCTTCGACGCGGTTCTCGGCACCGCTTGGGCCATGCTGCCCGAAGCGCTGGAGACGATGCTCTCCATTGCGCTCCGCGAGAATGACATCACGCCCGAGGCACTTGAGGCCTATCGGGCGCAATCCGTCGGACGAGCGGAGACGCTGGAACAGCGCGATGGTGTCGCCGTCCTCAATGCGATCGGACCTCTTTTCCGGCGAGCAAACCTGTTCACCGCGATGTCCGGGGCAACCAGCTACGAGATCATGCGTCGCGACCTGCAGGTGGCGCTTGATGATCCCGCGTTGCGGGCCGTCCTGCTGAACCTCGACACGCCGGGCGGTGATGCGAACGGGATCGACGAACTGGCAAAGGCAGTTTCGGCCGGCCGCTCGGTGAAGCCCATCGTCGCCTATGTCGGCGGCCAAGCGGCGTCGGCCGGGTACTGGCTGGCTTCGGCGGCGAGCGAAATCGTGGTGAGCGATACCGCGACCCTCGGCTCGATCGGCGTCGTGCTTAGCGTCACCAAGCGCGAGGCATCGAGCGGGGCCAAAAGCTTCGAATTTGTCTCCAGCCAGTCCCCCTTGAAGCGGGTCGACCCCGAGACGGAATCGGGCGCCAGCGAATTGCAGCGCCTCGCCAACGATCTCGGCCAAGTGTTCGTCGAGAGCGTCGCCACGAACCGGGGCCGCACCGTCGAACAGGTGATGGCGGACTTCGGCAAGGGCGGAATGCTCGTCGGCGCGAAAGCCGTGGCCGCCGGGCTCGCTGACAGACTCGGCACTTTCGAGGGCACGCTCGCCCAACTCCAGAATTCCGGCCGGTCGCCCGGCCGTTTCACCCGCTCAGCAAGAGGAACCAAGATGAGCGAAGACACCCAGCCGGGCGCCAAGGAGTTCTCGGCGCTCGAGGAAAGCAACAAGGCTCTGTCGGCCCAGGTCACGGAACTGACCAAGTCGCTTGCCGATCGTGATCGACGCGACGCCATTCTCGCCCTCGATGAGGCGCAGGGTCGCGAGGCGCAGGCCAAGGAACTGGCGGCTTCCGGCGTTTCGGTCGATGCGGCGAAGAAGATCCTCGCGGCCGGCCCCAAGGCCTCCGCCGGCGCGGATGACGAGGAAGGCGCCGACCTTCCCAACGCGCAGGCCTATGCCGCGCAGCGGGGCGCCGGTGCAGGCGCAGCGGCGCCGGGCGGGAAGCCGCCGACCACCAAGGGCGACCGCAGCGTGCTCGCTGCCGCCGTCACCAGCTTCAACAAGCGCCGCTGA
- a CDS encoding head decoration protein gives MAVLTEDLARPGHYIISEANGYRSRDEITVASGAGVLKAGRVLGKVTASGKYVNYTPGASDGSQNAAAILYQGCDATSADVRRTITARDSEVQADVLNWGPAVTTDTHKNTALAALAALGIISR, from the coding sequence ATGGCTGTTCTTACCGAAGATCTGGCCCGCCCGGGCCACTACATCATCTCCGAGGCGAACGGCTATCGTTCGCGCGATGAGATCACCGTCGCCAGCGGCGCCGGCGTGCTCAAGGCCGGCCGCGTGCTCGGCAAGGTCACCGCCTCTGGCAAGTATGTGAACTACACGCCCGGCGCGAGCGACGGCAGCCAGAATGCCGCGGCCATCCTCTACCAGGGCTGCGACGCGACCTCGGCGGATGTGCGTCGCACGATCACCGCGCGCGACAGCGAGGTGCAGGCCGATGTCCTCAATTGGGGTCCGGCCGTCACCACTGACACCCACAAGAACACCGCCCTGGCCGCGCTCGCGGCTCTCGGCATCATCAGCCGCTGA
- a CDS encoding major capsid protein encodes MALVVDVFNQNAFGAIEVQEEIVEKIDYKPQLLGALGLFEPIYSRSRTIAIAAKDRTLTLIPTSADGSPPEELVPQGANVRTFNTVRLAKGSTIFASELAGVLALPFDQQTKEITQEVTERSGQILDDLDLTWEHMRFGAVQGKVLDADGTTVLVNWYTEWGVSEPAEIDFELDDAATDVRKKCRDVKRTMMKESKGVWTPSTTVVALAGDSFFDKLVNHPQIKETKLGSERAAALENIEGYSSIDIEGITFINYRGTDDGSKLAIGTDKVRFFPRNARGAFKVGFGPANEFKPYLNRRGQPYVGLVLADPSGRDAWDRVEMYSYPLFICTRPLMLLRGKMQ; translated from the coding sequence ATGGCTCTTGTCGTTGACGTCTTCAATCAGAACGCCTTCGGCGCGATCGAAGTCCAGGAAGAGATCGTCGAGAAGATTGATTACAAGCCGCAGCTCCTCGGCGCGCTCGGTCTGTTCGAGCCGATCTATTCCCGCTCGCGCACCATCGCCATCGCCGCCAAGGATCGGACGCTCACGCTGATCCCGACCTCGGCCGACGGCTCCCCGCCGGAGGAACTCGTCCCGCAGGGCGCCAATGTGCGCACCTTCAACACGGTGCGGCTGGCCAAGGGCTCGACCATCTTCGCTTCCGAACTGGCCGGCGTGCTCGCCCTGCCCTTCGACCAGCAGACGAAGGAAATCACCCAGGAGGTGACCGAGCGCTCCGGGCAGATCCTCGACGATCTGGATCTCACCTGGGAGCACATGCGGTTCGGCGCCGTGCAGGGCAAGGTGCTGGACGCCGACGGCACCACGGTGCTGGTCAACTGGTACACCGAGTGGGGTGTGTCCGAGCCCGCCGAGATCGACTTCGAACTGGACGATGCGGCGACCGACGTGCGCAAGAAGTGCCGCGACGTGAAGCGCACCATGATGAAGGAGTCCAAGGGCGTCTGGACGCCGTCGACCACCGTCGTGGCGCTTGCCGGCGACAGCTTCTTCGACAAGCTGGTGAATCACCCGCAGATCAAGGAGACCAAGCTCGGCAGCGAGCGGGCGGCGGCGCTCGAGAACATCGAGGGCTATTCGTCGATCGATATCGAGGGCATCACCTTCATCAACTATCGCGGCACCGACGACGGTTCGAAGCTCGCCATCGGCACCGACAAGGTGCGCTTCTTCCCGCGCAATGCGCGCGGCGCCTTCAAGGTGGGTTTCGGCCCGGCGAATGAGTTCAAGCCCTACCTCAACCGGCGCGGCCAGCCCTATGTTGGCCTGGTGCTGGCGGACCCCTCCGGGCGGGACGCCTGGGACCGGGTGGAAATGTACAGCTACCCGCTCTTCATCTGCACGCGGCCGCTGATGCTGCTGCGCGGCAAGATGCAGTGA
- a CDS encoding phage antirepressor N-terminal domain-containing protein: MNALSTINFHGDTLFAVERGDGVFVAVTPICDRLGIAATKQRERIQRDAVLSEGIAIMALPSAGGVQETFCLRLDLINGWLFGIDESRVKDEETRQRVLAYKRECYRVLFDHFFGGKVSEPEPEPKATELLPGHSDFAESVRLVREARLSRGKDAAVAVWRRLGLPWVPELAGTKRVTIEQAEDDEDAVARFAIEGIEKVRGVVTPAAMLWPAFAAYCARTGLHNPGQQSFATRFGKMGFRKTKTTGRVVYYGIRPADAAAFAQGGTNDQ; encoded by the coding sequence ATGAATGCACTTTCGACCATCAACTTCCACGGCGACACGCTGTTCGCCGTTGAGCGCGGCGACGGCGTGTTTGTCGCCGTCACGCCGATCTGTGATCGGCTCGGGATCGCCGCGACGAAGCAGCGCGAGCGTATCCAGCGGGATGCGGTTCTGAGCGAAGGGATAGCCATCATGGCTCTCCCTTCTGCCGGAGGGGTGCAGGAGACGTTCTGTCTTCGCCTTGACCTGATCAATGGCTGGCTGTTCGGCATCGACGAGAGCCGTGTGAAGGATGAGGAGACCCGCCAGCGGGTGCTCGCCTACAAGCGCGAATGCTACCGCGTTCTGTTCGACCACTTCTTCGGCGGCAAGGTGAGCGAGCCGGAGCCCGAGCCGAAGGCGACCGAGCTTCTGCCTGGCCACTCTGACTTCGCTGAGAGCGTGCGGCTGGTGCGCGAGGCGCGGCTGTCGCGCGGCAAGGATGCGGCGGTCGCGGTGTGGCGGCGGCTGGGCCTGCCCTGGGTGCCGGAACTGGCCGGCACCAAGCGGGTGACCATCGAACAGGCGGAGGACGACGAAGACGCCGTGGCGCGCTTCGCCATCGAGGGAATCGAGAAGGTGCGCGGCGTGGTGACGCCCGCCGCGATGCTCTGGCCCGCCTTCGCCGCCTATTGCGCGCGGACGGGACTGCATAACCCCGGCCAGCAGAGTTTCGCGACCCGCTTCGGCAAGATGGGCTTCCGCAAGACCAAGACGACGGGGCGGGTGGTCTATTATGGTATCCGCCCGGCCGACGCTGCGGCCTTTGCACAGGGAGGCACCAATGACCAGTGA